A genomic window from Clostridium aceticum includes:
- a CDS encoding FIST signal transduction protein encodes MFIKGLTHKEVVQKIANLKVEENEIIIIFIGEKYLIDITELIKKLNKYNIKFCGAVLPAVIYEEKKYEDGILIKILPILVSPLLITNPRDCVLNEEIVKELKKYSYKPTAIVLVDGLLPNISLFLSELFCILGNAVNYIGGGAGSITFQQRKCIFNNEGYFEGAALMVFVDKKSNLGVRHGWERIMGPVVASRVNNNTIQELNWDNALDVYQEVVEKDVNSEISIQNFFAIAKKYPFGIYKEDSEDIVRDPILVNDKGEITCVGEVPNNALLYFLKGIPERLIQAACQAVDDCMIEADFQHKEVLMIDCISRALFLEDDFEKELQSTKNKLASIDKTLTLEGVLTIGEISSYGKGPLEFLNKTVVIGVLYE; translated from the coding sequence TTGTTCATTAAAGGCTTAACACATAAAGAAGTTGTCCAGAAAATAGCTAACTTAAAAGTGGAAGAAAATGAAATAATAATTATTTTTATTGGAGAAAAATATTTGATTGATATTACTGAACTGATTAAAAAACTAAATAAGTACAACATAAAATTTTGTGGAGCTGTTTTACCCGCAGTAATTTATGAAGAAAAAAAGTATGAAGATGGAATCCTTATAAAAATTCTTCCTATATTAGTGAGTCCATTACTAATTACAAATCCAAGAGATTGTGTGCTAAATGAAGAAATTGTTAAGGAACTAAAAAAATATTCTTATAAACCCACAGCTATTGTACTAGTAGATGGTTTGCTTCCTAATATTTCTCTATTTTTATCAGAACTTTTTTGTATATTGGGTAACGCTGTTAACTATATAGGTGGAGGTGCAGGATCCATTACTTTTCAACAGCGAAAGTGTATCTTCAACAACGAAGGTTATTTTGAGGGAGCAGCTCTTATGGTTTTTGTAGATAAAAAGAGTAACCTAGGGGTGCGTCATGGTTGGGAAAGAATAATGGGACCAGTGGTAGCTTCGAGGGTTAATAATAATACGATTCAAGAGTTAAATTGGGACAATGCTTTAGATGTTTACCAGGAAGTTGTAGAAAAGGATGTAAACAGTGAAATATCTATACAAAATTTCTTTGCCATTGCAAAAAAGTATCCATTTGGAATATATAAGGAGGACAGTGAGGACATCGTTAGAGACCCTATTTTAGTCAATGATAAAGGAGAGATCACATGTGTTGGAGAAGTACCAAATAATGCTTTGTTATACTTTCTTAAAGGAATACCAGAGAGGCTTATACAAGCTGCCTGTCAAGCGGTAGATGATTGTATGATAGAAGCAGATTTTCAACATAAGGAAGTACTAATGATTGACTGTATTTCCAGGGCTTTATTTTTAGAAGATGATTTTGAAAAGGAACTACAAAGTACAAAAAATAAGTTAGCGTCCATTGACAAAACCCTTACGCTAGAAGGGGTATTAACGATAGGAGAAATCTCTTCCTATGGAAAAGGGCCACTGGAATTTTTGAATAAAACCGTCGTCATAGGGGTGCTATATGAATAA
- a CDS encoding aspartyl-phosphate phosphatase Spo0E family protein, with protein MLDDNKKLTGEIEKVRYQLIKLIEAKKGNLLHPEVVKLSKFLDKLLVKYTQSKI; from the coding sequence TTGCTGGATGATAACAAGAAACTAACAGGGGAAATTGAAAAGGTTAGATATCAGTTAATTAAACTGATAGAGGCAAAAAAGGGTAATTTGCTTCATCCTGAAGTGGTAAAGTTAAGCAAATTTTTGGACAAATTATTAGTTAAGTACACTCAAAGTAAAATTTAA